From a region of the Zingiber officinale cultivar Zhangliang chromosome 4B, Zo_v1.1, whole genome shotgun sequence genome:
- the LOC121976494 gene encoding peroxidase 5-like has product MAPCGRSTMAALASVAVYSCLALCLMSASVAAKLRVGFYSKTCPTAETLVRQTFNNAVQQTDDIGADLLRMHFHDCFVRGCDGSVLIDSANGNTAEKDAEINQTIEEEAFQVVYDAKASVEAACPGVVSCADILAFIARDSIAHYGGDFYDVPAGRRDGRISRASESTSELPTSDLRLGQLTKVFAGKGLTQAEMITLSGAHTIGVAHCPAFANRLYNFSSSSGVDPTLDAAYAAQLKQQCPTVGTDAEVPMDPPSELGFDNSYYQGILRHRGLFTSDQTLVSTPAAAAQVILYALDSDVFKSRFAAAMVRMGSIGVLTGSDGEIRTNCRVPNSIQLRYLSQ; this is encoded by the exons ATGGCTCCTTGTGGGAGATCGACAATGGCGGCGTTAGCGTCCGTAGCTGTTTATTCCTGCCTGGCGCTCTGCCTGATGAGCGCTTCGGTAGCAGCTAAGCTCCGAGTTGGTTTCTACTCGAAAACTTGTCCTACCGCCGAAACCCTCGTCAGACAAACCTTCAATAACGCTGTCCAGCAGACCGACGACATCGGCGCTGACCTTCTCCGGATGCATTTCCACGACTGCTTTGTCAGA GGGTGCGATGGATCGGTTCTCATCGATTCGGCGAACGGGAACACGGCGGAGAAGGACGCGGAGATCAACCAAACCATCGAGGAAGAAGCGTTCCAAGTCGTCTATGATGCAAAGGCCAGTGTGGAAGCCGCCTGCCCCGGCGTCGTCTCTTGCGCGGACATTCTCGCTTTCATTGCCCGAGACAGCATTGCACAC TATGGAGGAGATTTCTACGATGTTCCTGCTGGAAGAAGAGACGGGAGGATTTCGAGGGCAAGCGAGAGCACGTCGGAGCTCCCTACTTCCGATCTCCGACTCGGTCAACTGACTAAAGTCTTCGCCGGGAAAGGGTTGACTCAAGCCGAGATGATCACCCTCTCAG GAGCGCACACTATTGGCGTCGCTCACTGCCCTGCCTTCGCCAACAGGCTGTATAACTTCAGCAGCAGTTCCGGAGTCGACCCGACGCTGGACGCGGCGTACGCGGCTCAGCTGAAACAGCAATGCCCGACGGTGGGGACCGACGCCGAGGTGCCGATGGACCCGCCGAGCGAGCTCGGGTTCGACAACAGCTACTACCAGGGCATCTTGAGGCACAGGGGGCTGTTCACGTCGGACCAGACGCTGGTGTCGACGCCCGCGGCGGCGGCGCAGGTGATCCTGTACGCGCTCGACTCGGACGTCTTCAAGAGTAGATTTGCGGCGGCGATGGTGAGGATGGGCAGCATCGGCGTCCTGACCGGGAGCGACGGAGAGATACGCACCAACTGCAGAGTGCCCAACTCAATCCAGTTGAGGTATCTTTCTCAGTAG
- the LOC121976500 gene encoding RRP15-like protein produces MAAVLQTFEAAAAAPTAGRKRKSNHSKAKKPSKKFKRTHMVADKHRQPSNKMKKLFRKRAREYHSDEEEGVDEELPADPSSDEEENGEKDLYVGDYGGGDSEGDEEEHEEGGQHGITRFLEGCRAFKVAFAKIMKKHLQDDPLGPVLSAHKKLVAEKLADEDSEQKMKGETKKLKQSSSEKGHVKPDTFLDAKEKLLISIATKGVVKLFNAVSKAQNSLNSSSSKDAKALAKRRKQAFFSELQKPTTQISDSSKRNSNEPGWAPLRESYMLTNTKLKDWDKMAEPSAEIGAEKVLSDSSSEEE; encoded by the exons ATGGCGGCGGTGCTCCAGACCTTCGAGGCAGCTGCCGCCGCTCCGACGGCCGGTAGAAAGAGGAAGTCGAATCACAGTAAGGCAAAGAAGCCAAGCAAGAAGTTCAAGCGGACGCACATGGTAGCTGACAAGCATCGGCAACCTAGCAACAAGATGAAGAAGCTGTTCCGGAAGAGAGCCAGGGAGTATCATTCGGACGAAGAGGAAGGAGTTGACGAAGAACTCCCTGCGGATCCTTCTAGCGACGAGGAGGAAAATGGCGAGAAGGATTTGTATGTGGGAGATTACGGGGGTGGCGATTCCGAAGGAGATGAGGAGGAGCATGAGGAAGGAGGGCAGCATGGAATCACCAGGTTCCTCGAGGGTTGCAGGGCGTTTAAGGTCGCTTTTGCAAAGATTATGAAGAAGCACCTCCAAGATGATCCACTT GGCCCAGTTTTGTCCGCGCACAAAAAGCTTGTTGCGGAGAAGCTCGCGGATGAGGATTCTGAACAGAAGATGAAAGGGGAGACGAAAAAACTAAAACAGTCT TCTTCCGAGAAGGGACATGTGAAGCCTGATACATTCTTAGATGCAAAGGAGAAGCTTCTTATCAGCATTGCAACTAAAGGAG TGGTGAAGCTATTCAATGCA GTCAGTAAGGCACAGAATTCCTTGAATAGCTCAAGTTCCAAAGATGCAAAAG CATTggcaaaaagaagaaagcaagcATTTTTTTCAGAGCTACAGAAGCCAACAACACAG ATCTCTGATTCTAGCAAGAGAAACAGCAATGAACCTGGATGGGCTCCCTTACGTGAAAGTTACATGCTTACTAATACAAAGTTGAAGGACTGGGATAAAATGGCA GAGCCTTCAGCAGAGATTGGTGCGGAGAAAGTTTTATCTGATAGTTCTTCAGAGGAGGAATAG